A single Brevundimonas sp. SL130 DNA region contains:
- a CDS encoding chemotaxis protein CheA, whose translation MDAFEAIKATFFQECDELLADLESKLMLLEQGQTDLETINAVFRAVHSVKGGAGAFGLEALVRFAHVFETLMDELRAGRKPCDTVTIKTLLRASDVLADHIQAAQGLVPPVDEERSAGLVHELQLLTHGGEAPPEEEENEDDFGFTPMAFDVALDEPLPDLGAPAEPEAAAAAEAQTGWRVSFKPHSRMYGSANEAGLLLRELGRLGPIAVSVDDSSLPALDILVAEEGYLTWTIDLTAGVEEKVVREVFDFVEADCDLTVSPLGGAPMLEFEEEPPAVLPASDDLDVAALLAKAAGAPPVAAAAPAAAPEPAPAPVAPPPVAAAPAPTPAAIPPAQVAAPVAPAPVTIRVDLDRVDRLINVVGELVIQQAMLSQRVLESGLARSSGIALGLEDLELLTREIQDSVMAIRAQPVKSVFQRMPRLVREVADMVSKQVRLVTAGEDTEVDKTVVERLAEPITHMLRNAIDHGLETPEDRVAAGKTAEGTVRLAALHRSGRIVIEISDDGRGINRERVKKIAIDKGLISAESALTDEQIDNLIFLPGFSTAAVVSDISGRGVGMDVVKRSIQALGGRISISSVPGKGSTFTLSLPLTLAVLDGMVVSAADQILIAPLPAIVESLTPQESDLHYVGGVDPVIRFRERFLPLIDVAMTMGFRDTPVIPSEGVAVVVETEGGQQAALLFDAIQGQRQVVIKSLETNYQQVEGVAAATILGDGRVALILDVDVLVTDMRRKSGRPDFKLAS comes from the coding sequence ATGGACGCCTTCGAAGCCATTAAAGCCACCTTCTTCCAGGAATGCGACGAACTGCTCGCGGACCTGGAATCGAAGCTCATGTTGCTGGAACAGGGTCAGACCGACCTTGAAACCATCAATGCCGTCTTCCGCGCCGTCCACTCGGTGAAGGGCGGCGCCGGTGCGTTCGGCTTGGAGGCTCTGGTTCGCTTCGCCCACGTTTTCGAAACCTTGATGGACGAGCTGCGGGCCGGCCGCAAACCCTGTGACACGGTTACGATCAAGACCCTGCTGCGCGCCTCTGACGTGCTGGCCGACCATATCCAGGCGGCCCAAGGTCTGGTTCCTCCGGTTGATGAGGAACGGTCCGCAGGCCTGGTTCATGAGCTTCAGCTTCTGACCCACGGCGGCGAGGCTCCGCCGGAGGAAGAGGAAAACGAAGACGATTTTGGCTTTACGCCCATGGCCTTCGACGTGGCCCTGGACGAGCCCCTGCCCGATCTGGGTGCGCCGGCCGAGCCGGAGGCCGCTGCCGCCGCCGAGGCGCAGACGGGTTGGCGCGTCTCGTTCAAGCCTCACAGCCGCATGTACGGCAGCGCTAACGAGGCCGGCCTGCTGCTTCGTGAGCTGGGGCGACTGGGCCCCATCGCCGTGTCGGTCGACGACAGCAGCCTGCCCGCGCTCGACATCCTCGTCGCCGAGGAAGGCTATCTGACCTGGACCATCGATTTGACCGCTGGGGTCGAGGAAAAGGTCGTTCGTGAAGTCTTCGACTTTGTTGAAGCCGACTGCGATCTGACAGTTTCACCGTTGGGCGGCGCGCCGATGCTTGAATTTGAAGAAGAGCCGCCCGCAGTGCTGCCGGCCAGCGATGACCTGGATGTCGCCGCCCTTCTGGCCAAGGCTGCCGGCGCGCCGCCTGTAGCCGCAGCGGCCCCCGCTGCAGCGCCCGAACCAGCGCCCGCGCCTGTCGCTCCTCCGCCCGTCGCTGCGGCGCCGGCGCCCACGCCGGCCGCGATCCCGCCGGCCCAGGTCGCCGCGCCCGTCGCCCCGGCGCCGGTCACCATCCGGGTCGATCTGGATCGGGTCGATCGCCTGATCAATGTGGTCGGCGAACTGGTGATCCAACAGGCGATGCTGTCGCAACGCGTCCTGGAAAGCGGCCTGGCCCGTTCGTCCGGCATCGCCCTGGGCCTGGAAGATCTCGAGCTGCTGACGCGCGAGATTCAGGACAGCGTCATGGCCATTCGCGCCCAGCCGGTGAAGTCGGTGTTCCAGCGCATGCCGCGCCTGGTTCGCGAAGTCGCCGACATGGTCTCCAAACAGGTTCGTCTGGTCACGGCGGGCGAGGACACCGAGGTCGACAAGACCGTGGTCGAGCGCCTGGCCGAACCCATCACCCACATGCTGCGCAACGCCATCGACCACGGGCTGGAGACGCCCGAGGACCGGGTCGCCGCCGGCAAGACGGCCGAGGGCACTGTGCGCCTGGCCGCCCTGCACCGTTCGGGCCGGATCGTCATCGAAATCTCCGACGACGGTCGCGGCATCAACCGCGAGCGGGTCAAGAAGATCGCCATCGACAAGGGGCTGATCTCTGCGGAGTCCGCCTTGACCGATGAGCAGATCGACAATCTGATCTTCCTGCCCGGCTTCTCCACCGCGGCCGTGGTGTCCGATATTTCGGGACGCGGCGTGGGCATGGATGTGGTCAAACGCTCGATCCAGGCACTGGGCGGCCGGATCTCGATCAGTTCGGTGCCCGGCAAGGGCTCGACCTTCACCCTCAGTCTGCCGCTGACTCTGGCGGTGCTGGACGGGATGGTGGTGTCCGCCGCCGACCAGATCCTGATCGCGCCGCTGCCGGCCATCGTCGAAAGCCTGACGCCGCAAGAGAGCGACCTGCATTATGTCGGGGGTGTCGATCCGGTCATCCGTTTCCGCGAGCGTTTCCTGCCCTTGATCGACGTGGCCATGACGATGGGCTTCCGGGACACGCCGGTTATCCCGTCCGAGGGCGTCGCCGTGGTGGTCGAGACCGAGGGCGGCCAGCAGGCGGCCTTGCTGTTCGACGCCATTCAGGGCCAGCGCCAGGTCGTCATCAAGAGCCTTGAGACCAACTACCAGCAGGTCGAGGGCGTCGCCGCCGCGACTATCCTGGGTGATGGTCGCGTCGCCCTGATCCTGGATGTGGACGTTCTCGTCACCGACATGCGCCGCAAATCCGGCCGCCCCGACTTCAAGCTCGCGAGTTGA
- a CDS encoding response regulator, translating to MKKTVLTVDDSRTMRDMLLMALEDAGYTVIQAVDGIDGLETLAAQGPDSIDVVITDINMPRMDGFGFIEGMRADPNHRVTPVLVLTTESDAEKKARARAAGATGWIVKPFDPIKLVDAVRRVAA from the coding sequence GTGAAAAAGACAGTGCTCACCGTCGATGATTCCCGCACCATGCGCGACATGCTGCTGATGGCGCTGGAGGACGCGGGCTATACCGTGATCCAGGCCGTCGACGGTATCGACGGTCTGGAGACCCTGGCCGCTCAAGGCCCGGACTCGATCGATGTGGTCATCACCGACATCAACATGCCGCGCATGGACGGCTTCGGCTTCATCGAGGGCATGCGCGCCGATCCGAACCATCGCGTCACACCTGTGCTGGTGCTGACGACCGAGAGCGACGCCGAGAAGAAGGCCCGCGCGCGCGCCGCCGGCGCTACGGGCTGGATCGTCAAGCCGTTCGATCCCATCAAATTGGTCGACGCCGTTCGCCGCGTCGCGGCTTAA
- a CDS encoding STAS domain-containing protein: MTDAIVLAPVLDMNAAEPLKAELLARRGQAITLDASNVERLGGLCLQVLLSAHKTWAADGVDLTIEPRSEGFSEQWAAFGAPEINAQDLIEGTPA; encoded by the coding sequence ATGACCGACGCCATCGTTCTAGCGCCTGTGCTGGACATGAATGCGGCCGAGCCGCTGAAGGCCGAATTGCTGGCCCGACGCGGACAGGCGATCACCCTTGACGCCTCCAACGTCGAACGTTTGGGCGGCCTTTGTCTGCAAGTGCTGTTGTCGGCCCACAAGACCTGGGCCGCCGACGGGGTCGATCTGACGATCGAACCCCGGTCTGAAGGTTTTTCTGAACAATGGGCCGCCTTCGGCGCGCCTGAAATCAACGCTCAAGACCTCATTGAAGGAACGCCCGCGTGA
- a CDS encoding methyl-accepting chemotaxis protein translates to MPVGRKLVFAFGIVLAAIAVMGAVVVTNLFAVQHADEARSVENKLNRSLAVAEFRLSKQENSYRGYLLSEDPYYTERLDAHRAKFKAALEEMRADIPADRQAPIDKAIQAADGWYENIVQVGKGLIAEGRLAEAEQMVGQTGTADKFIEPVEAAIDELRTTNDAALETARQAQAAASRNALMGVVIGLAGAILMALVAGLVATRSIVRPTFSMIGYMQKLMAGDTAIQIVGADRKDEFGKMAQAIVAFRDAAVDKVRVEQEAAATRSMSEQERLANEAEKARIAEEDHVALTALAEGLAAMSNGDLTHRFTVEVSPRSQQLKTDFNAAITQLQQALSVVLGNVAGIRSGASEISQAADDLSRRTEQQAASLEETAAALDEITATVNKTASGARQASDVVQAAKGDAETSGVIVRDAVTAMQAIEGSSSQINQIIGVIDEIAFQTNLLALNAGVEAARAGEAGRGFAVVASEVRALAQRSAEAAKEIKTLISASTAQVGSGVKLVGQTGEALQRIVDRVAEIDGLVSEIAASAQEQAIGLAEVNTAVNQMDQVTQQNAAMVEQSTAASHSLAQEAEALQSSVAQFKVGAGTQDAAAPHRASAPARSSQAPAPAKPVSRVIQALKTVGRGGAAPKVEAEAEGWEEF, encoded by the coding sequence ATGCCGGTGGGGCGCAAGCTCGTCTTTGCTTTCGGTATCGTCCTCGCGGCGATCGCCGTCATGGGCGCCGTCGTGGTGACGAACCTGTTCGCAGTTCAGCACGCCGACGAAGCCAGAAGTGTGGAGAACAAGCTGAACCGCAGCCTTGCGGTCGCAGAGTTCCGCCTCTCCAAGCAGGAGAACTCCTATCGAGGCTATCTGCTGTCTGAGGACCCCTATTACACCGAGCGTCTGGATGCTCACCGCGCCAAGTTCAAGGCAGCGCTCGAAGAGATGCGCGCCGATATTCCGGCGGATCGTCAGGCGCCGATCGACAAGGCGATCCAAGCGGCCGACGGCTGGTACGAGAATATTGTTCAGGTCGGTAAGGGCCTGATCGCCGAAGGGCGTCTCGCCGAGGCGGAGCAGATGGTCGGTCAGACCGGCACCGCCGACAAGTTTATTGAGCCGGTCGAAGCCGCCATCGACGAGCTGAGGACCACAAACGACGCTGCCCTGGAGACCGCGCGTCAGGCGCAGGCCGCCGCCTCGCGCAATGCTTTGATGGGTGTGGTGATCGGTTTGGCCGGGGCCATACTGATGGCGCTTGTCGCCGGTCTGGTCGCGACACGCTCCATCGTGCGGCCGACCTTCAGCATGATCGGCTATATGCAAAAACTGATGGCGGGCGACACTGCCATTCAGATTGTCGGCGCCGACCGCAAGGACGAGTTCGGCAAGATGGCCCAGGCCATCGTCGCCTTCCGCGACGCGGCCGTCGACAAGGTTCGCGTCGAGCAGGAAGCTGCAGCCACGCGTTCCATGTCCGAACAGGAGCGTCTGGCCAATGAGGCCGAGAAGGCGCGGATCGCCGAAGAAGACCATGTGGCCCTGACCGCTCTGGCCGAGGGCCTGGCGGCCATGTCCAACGGCGACCTGACCCATAGGTTCACGGTGGAGGTGTCGCCGCGTTCGCAGCAGCTGAAGACCGATTTCAACGCCGCCATCACCCAGCTGCAACAGGCCCTGAGCGTGGTCCTGGGCAATGTCGCGGGCATCCGCTCGGGCGCCAGCGAGATCTCTCAGGCCGCCGACGACCTGTCGCGCCGCACCGAACAACAGGCGGCCAGCCTGGAAGAAACCGCGGCGGCTCTGGACGAGATCACCGCCACGGTGAACAAGACCGCCTCGGGCGCCCGCCAGGCCTCGGACGTGGTTCAGGCAGCCAAGGGCGATGCGGAAACCTCGGGCGTCATCGTCCGCGACGCCGTCACGGCCATGCAGGCCATCGAGGGGTCGTCCAGCCAGATCAACCAGATCATCGGCGTGATCGACGAGATCGCCTTCCAGACCAATCTGCTGGCCCTGAACGCCGGCGTTGAAGCCGCTCGTGCAGGCGAAGCCGGTCGTGGTTTCGCGGTGGTGGCCTCCGAAGTGCGGGCCCTGGCCCAGCGTTCGGCGGAAGCCGCGAAAGAGATCAAGACCCTGATCTCGGCCTCGACCGCCCAGGTCGGATCGGGCGTGAAACTGGTCGGTCAGACCGGCGAGGCCCTGCAACGGATCGTGGACCGCGTCGCCGAGATCGACGGCCTGGTGTCGGAAATCGCCGCCTCGGCCCAGGAGCAGGCCATCGGCCTGGCCGAGGTCAACACCGCCGTGAACCAGATGGACCAGGTCACGCAGCAAAACGCCGCCATGGTCGAGCAATCGACCGCCGCCAGCCATTCGCTGGCCCAGGAGGCCGAGGCGCTGCAATCGTCCGTGGCCCAGTTCAAGGTCGGCGCCGGTACGCAAGACGCTGCGGCGCCGCATCGGGCTTCTGCCCCCGCTCGCTCTTCGCAAGCGCCCGCGCCCGCCAAGCCGGTCAGCCGTGTCATCCAGGCGCTGAAGACCGTGGGGCGTGGCGGCGCTGCGCCCAAGGTCGAGGCGGAGGCCGAGGGTTGGGAAGAGTTCTGA
- a CDS encoding CHASE3 domain-containing protein yields MEACFPSCILVFVDQGRIGVKLIGNLTAGRQLTLAWALTLGALVVMGVLMVTNLLALKSASEALTRQESLNSALVEAEFRFARQENSYRGHLLSAEAYYIARLETHRAEFKKALEEARVDTPQEHQATIDQALRAADDWRLNVALAGQALIAQGRMVEAEQLVGQVGVSDRYVEPVEGAINTLKEVNAVALEASRQAQVEASRNAVITLTGGLASAILMALLMGLAMSRTLARSTFGMVGLLQKLRASEAAP; encoded by the coding sequence TTGGAAGCCTGTTTTCCGAGCTGCATTCTTGTCTTCGTGGACCAAGGGAGGATTGGCGTGAAGTTGATCGGAAATCTTACGGCGGGCCGCCAATTGACGCTGGCCTGGGCGCTGACCCTCGGCGCACTGGTTGTCATGGGCGTCTTGATGGTCACGAATCTGTTGGCGCTGAAGAGCGCCAGCGAGGCGCTGACGCGCCAGGAAAGCTTGAATAGCGCGCTTGTGGAGGCGGAATTCCGCTTCGCCCGGCAGGAAAATTCCTATCGCGGCCACCTGCTGTCGGCGGAGGCCTATTATATCGCGCGGCTGGAGACCCACCGCGCCGAGTTCAAGAAAGCCCTTGAGGAAGCGCGCGTCGACACGCCGCAAGAGCACCAGGCCACGATCGACCAAGCTTTGCGGGCGGCCGACGACTGGCGCCTGAATGTCGCCTTGGCGGGCCAGGCCCTGATCGCTCAAGGCCGCATGGTCGAAGCCGAACAACTGGTGGGACAAGTCGGGGTGTCTGACCGATACGTCGAGCCGGTCGAAGGGGCGATCAATACTCTGAAGGAGGTAAACGCAGTGGCGCTGGAGGCCTCGCGGCAGGCGCAGGTTGAGGCGTCGCGCAACGCCGTCATCACGCTGACCGGTGGTCTGGCCAGCGCGATCCTCATGGCCTTGCTGATGGGACTTGCGATGAGCCGCACCCTCGCGCGATCGACCTTCGGCATGGTCGGTCTCCTGCAAAAGCTCAGGGCCAGCGAGGCGGCCCCCTAG
- a CDS encoding sensor histidine kinase has translation MATALLGNRPATFLAIVLSVAADLMVTTRISLAGVAANTLLFVLIASVMAEVCHRLTSRTALLHSILTSVPVVTLDSEGRILRITAPAADLLGVAPANALNRDFRIFAPDFGERTLGALLQGDALTAPAAGYWMARRPDGEIIPLIIHASLLAHSVDPERVVLSLADQRQALAVNDRMRELMGQLSRSWRLNSMGEMAATLAHELNQPLTAATVYLHAGQTDIARAGPIGDSAGRALDLAKTQLLRAGDIIRRMRELIATGGPQLTEERVSSMIEDLRPLLDLIRQDTGVVIRIDVHDASDRVLADRIQFQQAIANLVRNAVDAVCGHHDGMVSVTGRSLANQGYEIRVEDNGPGIAEDQMDRIFQPMMTTKAGGMGLGLSVTRSIVESHDAVLTVGRSLLGGAAFSFCLSPVSELEAA, from the coding sequence ATGGCGACCGCCCTGCTGGGGAACCGCCCCGCCACCTTTCTCGCCATTGTGCTTTCGGTCGCCGCCGATCTCATGGTGACGACGCGCATCAGTCTAGCGGGCGTGGCCGCCAACACCCTGCTGTTCGTCTTGATCGCCTCGGTCATGGCCGAAGTTTGTCATCGCCTGACGAGCAGAACGGCGCTGTTGCACAGCATATTGACGTCGGTCCCCGTGGTGACGCTGGACAGCGAGGGCCGCATTCTTCGCATCACGGCCCCCGCAGCCGATCTTCTCGGCGTCGCTCCAGCCAACGCCCTGAACCGGGACTTCCGCATCTTCGCGCCGGATTTCGGCGAGCGGACGCTCGGCGCCTTGCTGCAAGGCGACGCCCTTACGGCGCCCGCCGCTGGGTATTGGATGGCGCGCCGTCCCGACGGCGAAATCATTCCTCTGATCATCCATGCCAGCCTGTTGGCCCACAGCGTCGATCCGGAGCGTGTCGTCCTGTCCCTTGCGGATCAGAGACAGGCTCTGGCGGTCAATGACCGGATGCGGGAGTTGATGGGCCAGCTCAGCAGAAGTTGGCGGCTGAACTCGATGGGCGAAATGGCGGCCACCCTGGCGCACGAATTGAACCAGCCGCTTACCGCCGCCACCGTCTATCTTCATGCCGGACAGACGGATATCGCCCGCGCGGGGCCAATCGGCGACAGCGCCGGCCGCGCCTTGGATCTGGCGAAGACCCAGCTGCTGCGCGCCGGGGACATCATTCGCCGCATGCGCGAACTGATCGCCACCGGCGGCCCACAGCTTACCGAGGAGCGAGTGTCGTCGATGATCGAGGACCTGCGGCCCTTGCTCGATCTGATTCGGCAGGACACCGGTGTCGTCATCCGCATCGATGTGCACGACGCCAGCGATCGGGTTTTGGCCGACCGAATCCAGTTTCAACAGGCGATCGCCAACCTGGTCCGCAACGCTGTGGACGCCGTTTGCGGACACCACGATGGGATGGTTTCGGTGACGGGACGCAGTCTGGCGAACCAGGGTTATGAAATTCGGGTCGAAGACAACGGTCCCGGCATAGCCGAAGACCAGATGGACCGAATCTTCCAACCGATGATGACGACAAAGGCCGGTGGAATGGGGCTGGGCCTGTCCGTCACCCGCTCGATCGTCGAAAGCCATGACGCCGTCCTGACCGTAGGCCGAAGCCTGCTGGGCGGCGCCGCCTTTTCCTTCTGCCTATCCCCCGTCTCGGAGCTCGAAGCCGCATGA
- the fixJ gene encoding response regulator FixJ, with amino-acid sequence MTDHSVFIVDDDQAMRDSLLLLLRGEGIRARGFASAALFLEALPDEKSACVITDLRMPQIEGTELIQRLRVLRGENWPIIVITGHADVPLAVQLMKAGVIDFIEKPFDPNRILEAVRGCLSVLQRHGAESEAREQTCARLATLTPRERQVFDALIDGKSNKEIALILDISPRTVEIFRAKVMQKMQATSLSMLVRLGLSVAEA; translated from the coding sequence ATGACCGACCATTCCGTCTTCATCGTGGATGATGATCAAGCCATGCGAGACTCGCTGCTGCTGCTTTTGAGGGGCGAGGGCATCCGCGCCCGAGGCTTCGCCAGCGCCGCCCTTTTCCTCGAGGCCCTTCCCGACGAGAAGTCCGCCTGCGTCATCACAGACCTGCGGATGCCCCAGATCGAGGGGACCGAACTGATTCAACGCCTTCGGGTTCTGCGAGGCGAAAACTGGCCCATCATCGTCATCACCGGCCATGCCGATGTGCCCCTGGCGGTCCAGTTGATGAAGGCCGGCGTGATCGACTTCATCGAAAAGCCCTTTGATCCGAACCGCATCCTCGAGGCGGTGCGGGGCTGCCTCTCGGTTCTTCAGCGCCACGGGGCCGAAAGCGAGGCGCGAGAGCAGACATGCGCCCGTCTGGCCACCCTGACCCCGCGTGAACGCCAGGTGTTCGACGCCCTGATCGACGGGAAGTCGAACAAGGAAATCGCCCTGATCCTCGACATCAGCCCCCGCACCGTCGAGATTTTCAGGGCCAAGGTGATGCAGAAGATGCAGGCCACAAGCCTGTCCATGCTGGTCCGGCTGGGCCTGAGCGTCGCAGAGGCCTGA
- a CDS encoding RNA-binding S4 domain-containing protein — protein sequence MSDDACRIDVWLWRARFVKTRALAAALVERGAVRLTHQGREARLDKPSRYVHPGDLLTFAQNGRVTSLRVEALGERRGPAEEARALYVLISE from the coding sequence TTGAGCGACGACGCCTGCCGTATCGATGTCTGGCTGTGGCGCGCGCGGTTTGTGAAGACGCGGGCATTGGCCGCCGCGCTGGTCGAGCGCGGGGCGGTGCGATTGACGCATCAGGGGCGTGAGGCGCGGCTGGACAAGCCCAGCCGCTACGTTCATCCGGGCGACCTGCTGACCTTCGCCCAGAACGGGCGGGTCACAAGCCTCAGGGTCGAGGCCCTGGGCGAGCGGCGCGGGCCCGCCGAAGAAGCCCGCGCCCTTTACGTCCTTATTTCTGAATGA
- a CDS encoding YceI family protein produces the protein MRNSFAKYAVAGALSLSLMAGGAVVAQAALTKNPAEVTAGNYDLESSHGKITWSVNHFGLSTYTGQFVNVKAELKLDPANPSASTLTATIPLADVAPNDDRLKGHLQTADFFDTANHPTATFVSRSVTVHPGKANEATVVGDLTLKGVTKPVTIEVVFNAAGPVMGAYKAGFDGEATIKRSEFGINYALPAVSDEVKLHIEGEFVIQK, from the coding sequence ATGCGCAATTCTTTCGCCAAATACGCCGTCGCCGGCGCCCTGTCGTTGAGCCTGATGGCCGGCGGCGCCGTGGTGGCCCAGGCCGCCTTGACCAAGAACCCGGCCGAGGTCACCGCCGGGAACTACGATCTGGAGTCCAGCCACGGCAAGATCACCTGGTCGGTCAACCACTTCGGCCTCTCGACCTACACGGGTCAGTTCGTGAACGTGAAGGCCGAGTTGAAGCTGGACCCGGCCAATCCGTCCGCCTCGACCCTGACCGCCACCATCCCGTTGGCCGATGTCGCGCCGAATGATGACCGGTTGAAGGGTCACCTTCAGACCGCCGACTTCTTCGACACCGCCAACCATCCGACCGCGACCTTCGTCTCGCGTTCGGTCACGGTTCATCCGGGCAAGGCCAATGAAGCCACCGTGGTCGGCGACCTGACGCTGAAGGGCGTGACCAAGCCGGTCACCATCGAGGTCGTGTTCAACGCCGCCGGGCCCGTCATGGGCGCCTACAAGGCCGGCTTCGACGGTGAAGCCACCATCAAGCGTTCGGAATTCGGCATCAACTACGCCCTGCCGGCCGTTTCGGACGAGGTGAAGCTGCACATCGAAGGCGAGTTCGTCATTCAGAAATAA
- the fdxA gene encoding ferredoxin FdxA, with product MTYIVTDACVKCKFMDCVEVCPVDCFYEGENFLVIAPDECIDCGVCEPECPVDAIVPDTEDEPDGKWLQVNAEYAKVWPNITVKGTPPADREQYERETGKYEKYFSPKPGKGS from the coding sequence ATGACCTACATCGTCACCGACGCCTGCGTGAAATGTAAGTTCATGGACTGCGTGGAGGTGTGTCCCGTGGACTGCTTCTACGAAGGCGAGAACTTCCTGGTCATCGCCCCCGACGAGTGCATCGACTGCGGGGTCTGCGAGCCGGAATGCCCCGTCGACGCCATCGTCCCGGACACCGAGGACGAACCGGACGGCAAATGGCTTCAGGTCAACGCCGAATACGCCAAGGTCTGGCCCAACATCACCGTCAAGGGCACGCCCCCCGCCGACCGCGAACAGTATGAGCGCGAGACCGGCAAGTACGAGAAATACTTCAGCCCCAAGCCCGGCAAGGGCTCCTGA
- a CDS encoding CarD family transcriptional regulator → MTSKTGLEFKVGDAVVYPAHGVGKVAAVETQEVAGMSLEVYVVTFDHEKMTLRVPTKKAATAGLRSLAADDVVTKALTTLKGRARIKRTMWSRRAQEYEAKINSGDLVSIAEVVRDLHRADTQPEQSYSERQLYESALDRMAREVAAANKIDKDAAVELLAKSLSAKKPIPTAEAA, encoded by the coding sequence ATGACGAGCAAGACTGGTCTGGAGTTCAAGGTTGGCGACGCGGTCGTCTATCCGGCGCACGGCGTCGGCAAGGTCGCGGCGGTCGAGACTCAGGAAGTCGCGGGCATGTCGCTGGAAGTCTATGTCGTGACTTTCGACCATGAAAAAATGACGCTGCGCGTCCCGACCAAGAAGGCCGCGACGGCCGGCTTGCGTTCGCTGGCCGCTGACGACGTCGTCACCAAGGCCCTGACCACCCTGAAGGGCCGCGCTCGCATCAAGCGCACCATGTGGTCGCGCCGGGCCCAGGAATACGAAGCCAAGATCAACTCGGGCGACCTAGTCTCCATCGCCGAAGTGGTCCGCGACCTGCACCGGGCCGACACCCAGCCGGAACAGTCCTATTCGGAGCGCCAGCTCTATGAATCGGCCCTGGACCGCATGGCCCGCGAAGTGGCCGCCGCCAACAAGATCGACAAGGACGCGGCTGTCGAGCTGCTGGCCAAGTCGCTCAGCGCCAAGAAGCCGATCCCGACCGCCGAAGCCGCCTAA
- a CDS encoding DUF3617 domain-containing protein, protein MKIQAEQKAAMSRSSPIAPLSKRARSLKLWAVLAPVMAGGFMLAAPAIAPAQTPAQSEVLPGYWEYTTSAVGQRDTEQKCVRPSEINRFFGGLSTNRWRCTYPTRVVGDGRARFEGTCQDKKGRRVNVRLSGTYEDTSFSFRGGAQLLRGTPYIPATITARRISAQCPANAEYF, encoded by the coding sequence ATGAAGATCCAAGCTGAACAGAAGGCCGCCATGTCTCGCTCCTCCCCGATCGCTCCTCTGTCCAAACGCGCCCGGTCCCTCAAGCTGTGGGCCGTGCTGGCGCCTGTGATGGCCGGCGGCTTCATGCTGGCCGCGCCCGCGATCGCACCGGCCCAGACGCCGGCCCAAAGCGAGGTCCTGCCAGGCTATTGGGAATATACGACCAGCGCCGTCGGCCAGCGCGACACCGAGCAGAAATGTGTCCGGCCCAGCGAAATCAACCGCTTCTTCGGCGGCCTGTCGACCAACCGTTGGCGCTGCACCTATCCGACCCGTGTGGTCGGGGACGGCCGGGCCCGGTTCGAGGGCACCTGTCAGGACAAGAAGGGACGCCGGGTCAATGTGCGACTGTCTGGAACCTATGAGGACACCAGCTTCAGTTTCCGTGGCGGCGCCCAACTGCTGCGCGGCACCCCCTATATTCCCGCCACCATCACGGCGCGCCGCATCAGCGCCCAATGCCCGGCCAACGCCGAATATTTCTGA
- the rpmB gene encoding 50S ribosomal protein L28 — MSRRCELTGIGPMVGHSVSHSNIKTKRRFLPSLKTVKVTSDSLGQTFSLRISNAALRTLDYKGGLDAFIVKARDEQLSIAAQRIKRQVRAKLAEQAVAAA; from the coding sequence ATGTCGCGTCGTTGCGAACTCACCGGTATCGGCCCGATGGTCGGCCATAGCGTGAGCCACTCGAACATCAAGACCAAGCGCCGCTTCCTGCCGTCGCTTAAGACGGTCAAGGTCACCTCGGATTCCCTGGGTCAGACCTTCTCGCTGCGTATCTCGAACGCTGCGCTGCGCACCCTCGACTACAAGGGCGGCCTGGACGCCTTCATCGTCAAGGCCCGCGACGAGCAGCTGTCGATCGCCGCCCAGCGCATCAAGCGCCAGGTTCGCGCCAAGCTGGCCGAACAAGCCGTCGCCGCCGCCTGA